CGCTGTTTATCACAGCGGCTCGCACTTTTTGCTCTACATTTTAGGCTTTGCCAGGAAACTGCAAATACATCTTTTTTAACTCATTGACCGATCTGCCGAGTGAGTAATGTGTCTTGGCTTTTTCACACGCTGAACGGGCAAGTTCATAACGATAAGCCGGGTCCAGCATCACCTTTTCAAGCGCTTCAGCCAATGCAGAAGGATCTTCTGCAGGTACAAGCAACCCATTGCTACCGTTCTCGATCTGTTCAGGTATACCCCCTACATCTGTACCCACAAGGGCAAGACAACTCAGCGCCGCTTCAGCGAAGACGGAACCAAATGCTTCTGCCCGTGAAGGAAGTACAAAAATATCAAAGAATGGCATGAATTCCTCAGGGTGCAGTGTATAACCATAGAAAATGGTCTCATTATAGATCCCCAACCGCTGCGCCAATTCTTCCAGATCAGGACGAATCGGTCCATCTCCAATAATATGTAACACATAATCATGACCTCGGCCCTTCAGTTCCGCACAAGCTTTGAAAAGAATATCCAACCCCTTCGCCGGAACAAGCCGACATACCGTGACCAGTTGTGGTATCGCATTATCATGAGGAATCGGCTTAAACCGCTTCTCATCAAATCCATTGGGAATCACACCGATGACATCAGGTTCCTTCACGTAGGGAGCCAGATAACGACGGAACGAATCCGACACTGTCAAGAGACGCTCTGCCTGGTGTTCCAGCTCACCATATATCGCAAGCAGGAATCGATGCTCGGGACCATCCGTTTCAATGCGTCCATTAAGGATTAATTCTCGTTCATAACTGGAGTGAATCGTCTGAATGAGGGGTGTATCCGGGAAAACCGTTTTCATCGCAAGTCCAGCAATTGGGTGGTGGGCATGGATCAGATCATAGGGCTTCTGAATACGCAGTTTGGTCCACCAAAGATAATCACGATAAGTTTGAATATATTTTTGGACAACAGGACTATCCTGATATTCCGTCCAGTCAAACGTTTCGAACTGAACTTCCTCTCTGCCCTTGTTGCGAATTCGCTTTGGCAACGAGAATAGATCCATTTCCCACCTCGGGGTTGTAAATCTCTCTTGCATATACGGAATCATAGAGGATACACCTCCGGGCTGCTCCGGAGGAAAGAAAAGCGCCTGCAGCAATTTCACCGTTAGTTTCCCCCTTTCTAACTTACGTACTGCTCTACTATCCATTATGACATAGGGAAGCCGGAACATCTATATTACGATAACTCGTATATACAACATATTCATGAAACGTTCCCCTCAGAAGCAAAAGCTTTAATTCAGCAGTCCATCGCTTGCAGTTGTCGTCAACATATTCATTGGATAACCAGAATTTCAGCTCCGTAGCTCCACGGGCTTCTCATATGTACTGTAACCATCGGTCTCTCCCAAAAAAGTATACCCGTTCCGCGCGTAAAAGGCGTTCAACGTAGCATTGCTCGCTCCGCAATCTAACCGAACAGTATGTTTGCCTTCAAAATGTATGCCGCTGCTGGACCATTGCAAAATGGACCGTCCGAGACCGCTCTGAGCATATTTTCTTCGAATCGCTAGCCGATGCAGATAAATTGCACCATCCTCGGCATGAGCTTTTGAACCCCAAAGATGAATATCCCAAGGGCTTGGCTGAACCATAAGGATGACCATCCCCGCTACATCCGCTCCTTTTTTAAATACAAACACATCCCCACGCCGAATCGCCCCTGCCGTATCATGTGAATCTTCACCTTTAAGCAAAGCGTTCCATTGGGAAGAACCTTGGCTCTGTAACCATTCGGCTGTCTCCACCAGCAGCGACATCACATCCTCCGTATCTTCCGGCTTCGCCTGAACCGCTTGAAAACCATCGTTAATATATTCGCTACTGATCCTGAATGAGTGCATCATTGTTCTCCTCCGCTTCCTGATCTCTGTTAAACTAATGGTACTATACCGGGAAATGATTTTTTCGTCAAAATGAGAATAAAAAAAGGTAAAAGGCGGTTGCCCTTTACCCATCTATTCTGGCTTCATCGATAATCTGATTTCGATACAACATCGTCAGGTGCAGGGTATCAAACTCCATCTCCTTGTCCAACTCCTGCACCAACACTTCGACTAGACTCTTTCGCTGAATGCTGGTACCAGGAACCTCGTAATCAATGTATCCCGTCAGATCGGATTGAGAAGTGTCTATTGTTGCAGTTCCCACAGGCAATCCACCTCGTTCCTGAAGAAACAACTCGTATACCCGGAACTCCCGATCCTTACGCTTCAGCATGACATAACATGTTTCTTCAGCAGCTTCCAGCTCATCCAGATCCGATTCATCGGTATCCTCAAAATCCTCGGAGAAATCGCGATGTACCCACTCTAGCGTCTCGAGTTCGTTGCCCTGATGCCACATGCGGATCGTAATCGTATCGATGATATCTTCATCCAGCTCTCTGACAAGCAACTCTGCCGCAGCTTCCAATTGATTCTCTTCCGGCTCGTCATACCAGTGTATTTCACCTTGTACATCAGCGCCATATTGTTTTAATGAAGCTTCTGCAAGTTCCTGCCCTTCGACATCATTGAATATATACGTCGATATGCTGCGTCCCGCGCTTACCATTTCCATCTCCAGAACCTGATCCCGATCTTCATATGTAAACGATTCGGCTTGTGAAACAGGAATTACCTTACTTCCACTGCTGTCTATATCGTCATAACCGCCTTCGTCATGATTCATTTCTTCAGACGGCCACACGGTCTCTGACTCAGGCTTATGCAGAACCGAATGTAATGAGCCACAACTAACCAGCACTTCATAATATGCAGCTTCCAACGCGTCTGCAAGAGATCGGACATAGGCATGCACTTTTTCCACAATACGTTCCTCTGTACCATCTGGCAGAGACTCCTGCTCGATCTGAAGACTACCGGATAAACGATCTCCTTCTCTGTACACAAGGAAAAGTGAGCCTCCATATTGTCCATTGACCATCACGTCCTGTACTTCTCCACCTGATGTCCGCAGGTCTGCAACCAATTCCACATCATATTTCATCACATGTCCTCCTTCATTCCTAACGTTATTCTCTTAGGATGCCCCTGAGGACGGTAGATTATGAGGGAAGCGTACATTTTAAGTATAAGATGTAGGGTTAGACGGATAACACATATTTTTGGATTGCGTGTGCCACACCTTGCTCGTTATTGGAAAGTGTAACCTCGTCCGCAGCAGCTTTCACCTCGTCCGGTGAGTTATCCATGGCAATGCCTTTGCCCGCAAAGGTCAGCATCGTAATATCATTGAAGTAGTTGCCAATCGCCATGATCTCCGAGGGCATGATTCCCTTCGATTCGGCAAGCCTTTTAAGCGCAGCGCCTTTGGACGCTTCGGGATGCATCAGATCAATAAAAAAGTCACCACTCCGTGTCATATAATAAGGCAGATTCCAAGTTGACCATTCCTGAAGTACTGCATCCATCTGTTCAATCGGACCAAATGCAGTGAATTTCGCCAGCGGTTCTGTCATGTCAACCCACTTGGGTAACTTCAGTGGCTCTGCCATAAAGTTGTAATACATCTCACGCACCTGCAACCCCAAACCTTCCGGTTGATCCACATACAGACCAAATGCCGTATTGATGTCAAAATGTACTCCATTGGTTCGACAATAGGATATGATTGGCTCCAGTCCTTGTCCATCTAATGCAAAATGATGGACCACCTCACGGGTATCGACTTGCGCGGTAACGGCGCCATTATGCGTAATCACATATCCATCCAGTCCCATCTGCTCCATAAAGGGAATCGTGTTGGCAGGACCTCTACCTGAACACAGCACAATCTCTGCTCCCTGACGGGAAGCTTGAATCAAGGTCTCCTGAGTCCATTCGGTAAGTTCATGATGATCATTCAGCAGTGTTCCATCTACATCAAGTGCAATTAATTTATAAGTCATTCTGGCTTCATCCTCATCTGTTAGTAGTCGCACCCACCCAAACCCTCCCTTCCGAGGGAGGGCCCCAGAGGGCTCTGCCCTCTGGACTCCCGTCTTGCTCACCGGTGTTAGGTCGGGTCTTGCTATGTCACGGTTGTCGTAGGAATGCTTGTTGCCGGGCACACCGCTGGTCAGCGGCGGTCCCGCCCAAACTTAACCGGGACCATTACGGGCAGGGCTTCGCTTTCTGCCCGGCTCCCTGCTTCACTTCGTGAAGCAGGGAGCTTTTTCGCCTGCGGCGTTAGTATCGAGGCTTCGCTTCCCTCCACAACTCCCTGCTTCACTTCGTGAAGAACGGGAGCTTTCTCGCCTGCGGCGGTTAGTATCGGGGCTTCGCTTCCCTCCACAACTCCCTGCTTCACTTCGTGAAGAACAGGAGCTTTCTCGCCTGCGGCGGTTAGTATCGGGGCTTCGCTTCCCTCCACGACTCCCTGCTCCGCTTCGCGAAGGTCGGGAGCTTTTACTTCCGCAGAAGGCTCAACTCATCTGCGGTTAGTTCACGATAGCTTCCGATAGCAAGATCGGAAGCTAGTTCCAGCTCACCCATGGCTACGCGTTTCAGATAGACCACACGCTTGCCTACCGCCTGAAACATACGTTTTACCTGATGAAACTTCCCTTCGTGAATAATAAGCGAGATCGACGAGATCGTGCCTTCTTCCGTTTCTTCCTGACCAAGTATAGTCAGTTCGGCAGGCAGCGTCTCGTACCCGTCATCCAATTGAACGCCCGCTTTAAAACGTTGCACATCCGCTTCATCCACGTTTCCCAGAACACGGGCTTCG
The nucleotide sequence above comes from Paenibacillus sp. W2I17. Encoded proteins:
- a CDS encoding glycosyltransferase family 4 protein, with product MKLLQALFFPPEQPGGVSSMIPYMQERFTTPRWEMDLFSLPKRIRNKGREEVQFETFDWTEYQDSPVVQKYIQTYRDYLWWTKLRIQKPYDLIHAHHPIAGLAMKTVFPDTPLIQTIHSSYERELILNGRIETDGPEHRFLLAIYGELEHQAERLLTVSDSFRRYLAPYVKEPDVIGVIPNGFDEKRFKPIPHDNAIPQLVTVCRLVPAKGLDILFKACAELKGRGHDYVLHIIGDGPIRPDLEELAQRLGIYNETIFYGYTLHPEEFMPFFDIFVLPSRAEAFGSVFAEAALSCLALVGTDVGGIPEQIENGSNGLLVPAEDPSALAEALEKVMLDPAYRYELARSACEKAKTHYSLGRSVNELKKMYLQFPGKA
- a CDS encoding GNAT family N-acetyltransferase, whose protein sequence is MHSFRISSEYINDGFQAVQAKPEDTEDVMSLLVETAEWLQSQGSSQWNALLKGEDSHDTAGAIRRGDVFVFKKGADVAGMVILMVQPSPWDIHLWGSKAHAEDGAIYLHRLAIRRKYAQSGLGRSILQWSSSGIHFEGKHTVRLDCGASNATLNAFYARNGYTFLGETDGYSTYEKPVELRS
- a CDS encoding Cof-type HAD-IIB family hydrolase, which translates into the protein MTYKLIALDVDGTLLNDHHELTEWTQETLIQASRQGAEIVLCSGRGPANTIPFMEQMGLDGYVITHNGAVTAQVDTREVVHHFALDGQGLEPIISYCRTNGVHFDINTAFGLYVDQPEGLGLQVREMYYNFMAEPLKLPKWVDMTEPLAKFTAFGPIEQMDAVLQEWSTWNLPYYMTRSGDFFIDLMHPEASKGAALKRLAESKGIMPSEIMAIGNYFNDITMLTFAGKGIAMDNSPDEVKAAADEVTLSNNEQGVAHAIQKYVLSV